Proteins encoded within one genomic window of Bacteroides sedimenti:
- a CDS encoding hybrid sensor histidine kinase/response regulator transcription factor, producing MRNVLFIISLILSTLSFSQTYKSIGVEDGLSNRRVYNIHKDKKGYMWFLTQEGIDRYDGTRFKHYELKINSKKINSFSDINFLLIDKNKELWEIDKSGNIFRYNLNTDSYQLEFQLKIKEPVVYSYIDHNDNIWLCTPQNQYLYNTKSKKKVQLRNSNKQSINCIVQTNSNVYYIGTNNGIYEARLQNSTLERIPQKDLDNISGKIDEIYYHVDNRKLFFTIFQEGLYVYDIPQKQLKQIGNNFNDLNILMRRYNKKEILIATSGLGVYKMNTDSYQLSPFIVADYDKLNTLNGNVINDIYVDDEQRIWLSNYPIGITILYNRFPQYTWYRHAFNSYNSLACNQVNGIIEDSDGDLWFATHNGISLYYTKRNKWAQFFTETASNSSSKKSNAFLSICEITPGVVWASGYKSGINQINKRNGKTEYFSPSDYTKLHLSPDKYLLSITKDKSGKIWMGGSYNLMRLNPQKNDIRVYSGISGIKIILEKNSEEMWIGCTNGLYLLNIKSGKIKKITMPQGAVHIYSLYLEKGFLYIGTCGQGLMVYNEKLNNFIIYNKNNSALISNNIYTILTDRKGTLFLGTENGISRFDIFRKKFQNWTKEEGLAANHFNSSSGTYLKDGNFILGSTEGAVKFSEKTNLPYTYSSKLVFNDFQLFYKTVSAEDPESPLKQNIDEAKEIELNYNQNIFAIQLASINYDYPSKILYSWKLEGFYNEWSKPSHDNIIRYTNLNPGKYKLRVRSISEETLKVLEERNIDIVISPPFWGTIWAILLYIVVLALIIWDFLRHYNMNKDKKVSNDKINFFINTAHDIRTPLSLIKAPLDELSENEKLSQEGKQNLETAIRNTNSLLRLITNLIDFERAETYSNSLHVGEYELFTFIDEILKAFQTYTTSRSISLTYDSNFRFLNVWFDKDKMESILKNLLSNAIKYTPDGGTVKVTAFSYIDYWGFEVTDSGIGIPENEQKRLFKLYVRGSNAINSKITGSGIGLLLVRKLVKLHSGSISLKSKPDFGSSFRITFPQGNKHFKTTELKWIHKKEAEKVEYLFENFKTKAAEILPPSIHSNLNEDAPRILIVEDNDDMRTYLQRTLYETYYVLLASDGQEGWEIVQNIKPDLVISDIMMSNINGDELCTMIKSNIDTSHIPVILLTALNDKSNIIKGLKTGADDYITKPFDISILKATINTILTNRSVLKNRFAQLDIKNNDEYIDSASELDREFMHKVKDIIEKNLQDSNFTVDILCSALNMSRSSFYNKIKALTDQAPADFIRVIRLNRAAELLKSKRYNITEVADKTGFNDAKYFREVFKKHYNISPSKYMNEK from the coding sequence ATGAGAAATGTACTGTTCATTATTTCCCTCATATTAAGTACTCTCAGCTTTTCACAAACATATAAATCTATAGGTGTGGAAGATGGGTTAAGCAACAGACGTGTATACAACATCCATAAAGATAAAAAAGGATATATGTGGTTTCTCACGCAAGAAGGCATAGATCGTTACGATGGAACACGTTTTAAACATTATGAATTAAAAATAAACAGTAAAAAGATAAATTCCTTTTCAGATATAAATTTCCTTCTTATAGATAAAAACAAGGAACTTTGGGAAATAGACAAAAGCGGAAACATTTTCAGATACAACTTAAATACAGATAGCTATCAACTGGAATTTCAACTTAAAATAAAGGAGCCTGTCGTTTACTCATACATTGACCACAATGACAATATATGGTTATGCACTCCTCAAAACCAGTATCTATATAATACCAAATCCAAGAAAAAGGTTCAACTAAGAAATTCTAATAAGCAATCAATCAATTGCATTGTTCAAACGAACAGTAATGTATATTATATAGGAACAAACAATGGCATTTATGAAGCACGACTTCAGAATAGTACTCTTGAAAGAATTCCTCAAAAAGATCTGGATAATATTTCAGGAAAAATTGATGAGATATATTACCATGTAGATAATAGAAAATTGTTCTTCACAATTTTTCAAGAAGGACTTTATGTTTATGATATCCCTCAAAAGCAGCTTAAGCAGATCGGGAACAATTTCAACGATCTCAACATACTGATGAGAAGATACAATAAAAAAGAGATCCTGATTGCAACCAGCGGATTGGGGGTATACAAAATGAACACAGACAGCTATCAGCTATCTCCTTTCATCGTAGCTGATTACGATAAGCTTAATACACTAAATGGAAATGTAATTAACGACATATATGTTGACGATGAACAACGCATCTGGCTGTCAAACTATCCAATAGGCATAACCATTCTGTACAACCGATTCCCTCAGTACACCTGGTACAGGCATGCATTCAACAGCTATAATTCTCTGGCATGCAATCAGGTAAACGGCATAATCGAAGACAGCGATGGTGATTTGTGGTTCGCAACACACAACGGAATTAGCCTTTACTATACCAAAAGAAACAAATGGGCTCAATTTTTCACAGAGACTGCTTCCAACTCATCAAGTAAAAAAAGCAATGCGTTTCTATCAATTTGTGAAATAACTCCAGGAGTTGTCTGGGCAAGTGGATACAAATCCGGGATCAACCAAATAAACAAACGAAACGGAAAAACAGAATATTTTAGTCCATCTGATTATACAAAACTACATTTGTCACCGGATAAATACTTGCTTTCAATAACTAAAGATAAAAGCGGAAAGATATGGATGGGGGGATCTTACAACCTAATGAGACTGAACCCACAGAAGAATGACATTAGAGTCTATTCAGGAATCAGTGGGATAAAAATAATCCTTGAAAAAAACTCAGAAGAGATGTGGATTGGTTGTACCAACGGACTTTACTTGTTAAATATAAAGAGTGGAAAAATAAAAAAAATAACAATGCCTCAGGGAGCTGTTCATATCTACTCACTATACTTGGAGAAAGGGTTCTTATATATAGGAACTTGTGGTCAAGGTCTGATGGTTTATAATGAAAAACTAAACAACTTTATTATTTACAACAAGAACAATAGTGCACTGATATCTAATAACATATATACAATTCTAACCGACCGGAAAGGAACTTTATTTTTGGGAACTGAAAATGGAATTTCACGATTTGACATCTTCAGGAAAAAGTTTCAGAACTGGACTAAAGAGGAAGGACTGGCAGCAAATCATTTCAATTCATCTTCAGGAACTTATTTGAAAGACGGAAATTTCATATTAGGCAGTACAGAAGGTGCAGTAAAATTTAGCGAAAAAACAAACCTTCCATATACTTATTCTTCAAAATTAGTATTCAACGATTTCCAACTGTTCTACAAAACTGTTTCGGCAGAAGATCCGGAATCTCCACTAAAACAGAACATAGATGAAGCAAAAGAGATAGAGCTCAATTATAATCAGAATATCTTTGCAATTCAGTTGGCCTCCATAAACTACGACTATCCATCCAAGATATTATATTCCTGGAAGTTAGAAGGTTTTTACAACGAATGGAGTAAACCAAGTCATGATAATATCATTCGTTATACGAACCTTAACCCTGGGAAATACAAACTTCGGGTCAGATCTATTTCAGAAGAAACGCTGAAAGTACTTGAAGAAAGAAATATTGATATCGTGATTAGTCCTCCCTTCTGGGGAACTATCTGGGCAATCCTGCTTTACATCGTTGTATTAGCATTGATTATCTGGGATTTTTTACGCCATTACAATATGAACAAAGATAAAAAAGTTTCAAACGACAAAATTAATTTTTTCATCAATACAGCCCATGATATTCGAACTCCTCTTTCATTGATCAAAGCACCATTAGACGAATTAAGCGAAAATGAGAAGCTATCGCAGGAAGGAAAGCAAAATCTGGAAACAGCAATACGTAACACAAACTCTTTATTAAGGTTAATCACAAATTTGATAGATTTTGAAAGAGCTGAAACTTATTCAAACAGTTTACACGTAGGTGAATATGAGCTATTTACTTTTATAGATGAAATACTGAAAGCATTTCAAACTTATACAACATCAAGAAGTATAAGTCTGACTTACGATAGCAATTTCCGCTTTTTGAATGTTTGGTTTGATAAGGATAAAATGGAATCTATTCTCAAGAATCTCTTATCGAATGCTATTAAGTACACTCCTGATGGCGGGACTGTGAAAGTTACAGCATTCAGTTATATTGATTATTGGGGTTTTGAAGTGACCGATAGTGGAATAGGAATCCCAGAAAATGAACAGAAAAGACTATTCAAACTCTATGTTAGGGGAAGCAATGCTATTAATTCAAAAATTACCGGAAGTGGCATTGGGCTTTTGCTGGTTCGTAAGCTTGTTAAATTACATAGTGGTTCTATTAGTTTGAAAAGTAAGCCAGATTTTGGTTCTTCATTCAGAATTACATTTCCACAGGGTAATAAACATTTTAAAACCACCGAGCTGAAATGGATTCACAAAAAAGAAGCAGAGAAAGTGGAATACTTGTTTGAAAACTTTAAGACCAAAGCTGCCGAAATCCTACCTCCTTCAATACACTCCAATCTGAATGAAGATGCCCCCCGCATCTTGATCGTGGAGGATAATGATGATATGCGGACTTATCTGCAGCGTACTTTGTATGAGACGTATTATGTTCTATTGGCAAGCGACGGACAGGAAGGATGGGAAATTGTGCAAAACATAAAGCCTGATCTGGTTATATCAGATATTATGATGTCTAATATAAATGGAGATGAATTATGTACAATGATTAAAAGTAATATTGATACCTCACATATTCCTGTAATTCTCCTGACTGCCCTGAATGATAAGAGCAATATTATTAAAGGTCTTAAAACTGGAGCTGACGACTATATAACTAAGCCATTTGATATATCAATATTAAAAGCTACTATAAATACAATCCTCACTAATAGATCTGTTCTGAAAAATCGTTTTGCCCAATTAGACATTAAAAACAATGATGAATACATAGATAGTGCGTCAGAGCTAGATCGTGAATTCATGCATAAAGTAAAAGATATTATTGAAAAAAACCTGCAAGATTCAAACTTTACAGTAGATATATTATGCAGCGCTCTCAATATGAGTCGATCTAGTTTTTATAATAAAATAAAAGCACTTACCGACCAGGCTCCAGCTGATTTCATTCGTGTTATACGTTTAAATCGTGCTGCTGAGTTATTAAAAAGTAAGAGATATAATATTACTGAAGTTGCAGATAAAACAGGATTTAATGATGCTAAATATTTTAGAGAAGTATTCAAGAAGCACTATAATATAAGCCCCAGCAAATATATGAATGAGAAATAA
- a CDS encoding glycoside hydrolase family 10 protein — translation MKIKALLATLLMVGYSLFSTAHTIPKREFRGVWIHTLNGDYTGKSPQEFKTYLISQLNEFHEAGINAILFQVRPEADAFYSSKLEPWSRFLTGTQGVAPEGGWDPMAFVIEECHKRCMEFHAWVNPYRVQLNIKSKLAPTHIYYQHPEWFVEYGNQRYFNPGMPQSREFINKVIKDIVSRYDVDAIHMDDYFYPYPIAGKEFPDEEAFQKYGVPDGFVGQKDNWRRSNVNSLIRELHETIRETKPWVKFGVSPFGIYRNKKNTPDGIGSETNGLQNYDQLYADVLLWIRNGWVDYNIPQIYWEIGNKAADHETLVNWWAAYSYDRPFFIGQDVERTVKFADLNNPNISQIPRKMQLSRTTPNVSGNCFWSGKALLGDPGNFLTVLKKNYQSYPALQPKFSFIDDKAPKSVRKLKAKWTAEGYLLTWREPKATEEMDKAAIYCVYRFENKEKINLEDPSKIVTITRDCFYKLPYDLGKVKYRYVVTALDRLQNESKMESKKIKL, via the coding sequence ATGAAAATCAAGGCTCTTTTAGCAACCCTTTTGATGGTTGGCTATTCTCTTTTTTCAACTGCCCATACTATCCCAAAACGCGAATTTCGGGGAGTTTGGATACATACCCTTAATGGGGATTATACCGGGAAATCACCGCAAGAGTTTAAAACCTATCTGATTAGTCAGCTCAATGAATTTCATGAAGCTGGTATAAATGCTATTTTATTTCAGGTACGTCCTGAGGCAGATGCATTCTATTCTTCAAAGTTGGAACCTTGGAGTCGTTTTCTTACAGGAACCCAAGGAGTAGCTCCAGAAGGTGGTTGGGACCCGATGGCATTTGTAATCGAAGAATGTCATAAAAGATGTATGGAATTCCATGCGTGGGTTAATCCGTATAGAGTACAACTGAATATCAAAAGTAAATTGGCTCCTACTCATATTTATTATCAACATCCAGAGTGGTTTGTAGAATATGGAAATCAACGCTATTTTAATCCGGGCATGCCTCAAAGTCGTGAGTTTATAAATAAAGTGATTAAAGATATTGTTTCTCGATACGATGTAGATGCTATTCATATGGATGACTATTTTTATCCATATCCCATTGCAGGCAAGGAATTTCCCGATGAAGAAGCTTTTCAGAAATATGGAGTACCTGATGGCTTTGTAGGACAGAAGGATAATTGGCGTCGTAGTAATGTAAATTCATTGATTCGTGAATTGCATGAAACTATTCGTGAAACAAAGCCTTGGGTGAAGTTTGGAGTCTCCCCGTTTGGAATTTATCGTAATAAAAAGAACACTCCTGATGGTATCGGCAGTGAAACAAATGGCCTTCAAAATTATGACCAATTGTACGCTGATGTACTTTTATGGATTCGAAACGGATGGGTAGATTATAATATTCCTCAGATATATTGGGAAATAGGAAATAAAGCTGCAGATCATGAGACTTTGGTTAATTGGTGGGCTGCATATTCGTATGACCGACCATTCTTTATAGGGCAGGATGTGGAACGTACAGTAAAGTTTGCAGATTTGAATAATCCCAATATCAGTCAGATACCAAGAAAAATGCAGCTGTCACGTACAACTCCTAATGTGTCCGGTAACTGCTTTTGGAGTGGAAAAGCATTGTTAGGTGATCCAGGTAATTTTTTAACTGTCCTGAAGAAGAACTATCAATCTTATCCGGCTCTTCAACCTAAATTTAGTTTTATAGATGATAAAGCGCCAAAATCTGTTCGTAAACTGAAAGCCAAATGGACAGCAGAAGGATATCTTTTAACTTGGAGAGAACCAAAAGCTACTGAAGAGATGGATAAAGCTGCGATATATTGCGTTTACAGATTTGAAAATAAAGAAAAAATAAATCTTGAAGATCCTTCCAAGATAGTAACTATAACACGAGATTGTTTTTATAAACTTCCTTACGATTTAGGTAAAGTAAAATACCGGTATGTAGTAACTGCTTTGGACAGACTTCAAAACGAATCTAAAATGGAAAGTAAGAAAATAAAGTTATAA